The Winogradskyella schleiferi genome has a window encoding:
- a CDS encoding sensor histidine kinase, producing the protein MILLVLVASVLIAAVTIYQYREEAKDYHKERLERKEAAIKEHIDFILNGRENTYEVTTENIPLIFKDKIFEIDAIHKLQINLYDLDGQLLKSSKRIIQRDTLDSCLDAEILNTLSNTLEHRYVVKNKEAGETFQSSYSYITDDKFKNLAILNLPYLENDDFLNKELKEFLTRLAYAYLVLILVAIIFAYFISNFITKSLRTISDKMNETRLEKRNKKIQIESSSEEIETLVNSYNSMIDELEASAVVLATNEREQAWREMAKQVAHEIKNPLTPMRLTVQSFQRKFDPDDENINQKVNEYSNTLIQQIDTMSSIASAFSNFAKMPAQKSENLNVVHIVKLALDIFNEGYIEFHSEAEEIIAKFDRTQLIRVVTNLVKNGIQAIPNDSENPKIDVRVFSEADMVNITIEDNGSGIEEDTKAKIFEPKFTTKSSGMGLGLAMVKNIVETYNGSITFTSQLGKGTVFKVTFPAHQIPANAGIL; encoded by the coding sequence ATGATACTTTTGGTCTTGGTGGCTTCAGTTTTAATCGCTGCAGTAACGATTTACCAATATCGTGAAGAGGCTAAGGATTACCACAAGGAACGTTTAGAGCGTAAAGAAGCCGCTATTAAAGAACATATCGATTTCATTCTAAATGGAAGAGAAAATACTTATGAGGTAACGACAGAAAACATCCCTTTAATTTTTAAGGATAAAATATTTGAAATTGATGCCATACATAAACTACAAATTAACCTTTATGATTTAGATGGGCAATTACTAAAAAGCTCAAAGCGCATTATACAACGAGACACTTTAGATAGTTGTTTAGATGCCGAAATTTTGAATACACTTTCCAATACTTTAGAACATCGTTATGTCGTTAAAAATAAGGAGGCTGGCGAAACGTTTCAATCGTCTTACTCTTATATAACTGATGATAAATTTAAAAACTTAGCGATTTTAAATTTACCCTATTTGGAGAACGATGATTTTTTAAACAAAGAGTTAAAAGAGTTTTTAACACGATTGGCTTATGCCTATTTAGTGTTGATTTTGGTGGCGATTATTTTTGCTTATTTCATATCTAATTTCATCACAAAATCATTGCGAACCATTAGTGATAAAATGAATGAAACACGTTTGGAAAAGCGAAATAAAAAAATTCAGATTGAATCGTCTAGCGAAGAAATAGAAACTTTGGTCAATTCTTACAACAGCATGATTGATGAGCTTGAAGCAAGTGCTGTGGTGTTGGCAACCAATGAACGCGAGCAAGCATGGCGCGAAATGGCAAAGCAAGTGGCGCATGAAATAAAAAATCCTTTGACACCAATGCGATTGACCGTACAGAGTTTTCAACGTAAGTTTGACCCTGACGACGAGAATATCAATCAAAAGGTAAATGAATATAGCAATACTTTGATTCAACAGATTGATACCATGAGTTCTATTGCGTCGGCATTTTCAAACTTTGCTAAAATGCCAGCTCAAAAAAGCGAGAACCTGAATGTTGTGCACATTGTAAAACTAGCGCTCGATATTTTTAATGAAGGTTATATTGAATTTCATTCAGAAGCTGAAGAAATCATCGCCAAATTCGATAGAACACAATTAATTAGAGTGGTTACCAATTTGGTTAAAAATGGCATTCAAGCGATTCCTAACGATTCCGAAAACCCCAAAATCGATGTTCGTGTGTTTAGTGAAGCTGATATGGTCAATATCACGATTGAAGATAATGGCTCTGGAATTGAAGAAGACACGAAAGCAAAAATATTTGAACCTAAATTCACAACCAAATCTAGCGGAATGGGATTAGGTTTAGCAATGGTCAAAAACATTGTGGAAACTTACAATGGAAGTATTACCTTTACATCACAACTAGGAAAAGGGACTGTTTTCAAAGTAACTTTTCCTGCGCACCAAATTCCTGCGAACGCAGGAATCTTATAG
- a CDS encoding CopD family protein — MEYYNYIKSLHLIFVITWFAGLFYIPRLFVYQIEAFHKPSPEKEILGKQLKLMAKRLWFIITWPSAILATLFAIWLIILMPSWLHQGWMHVKLLFVLLLFIYHYKTHIYYKQLQKDEVKVTSNYMRIWNEGATFILFAVVFLVILKNSINWIFGVLGIVVLGILIMLGFKLYKNIRSKNPDA, encoded by the coding sequence ATGGAATATTATAACTATATAAAATCACTTCATCTTATCTTCGTCATCACGTGGTTTGCTGGGTTATTTTATATTCCTAGGTTATTTGTATATCAAATTGAAGCGTTTCATAAACCATCGCCAGAAAAGGAAATATTAGGTAAGCAATTAAAATTGATGGCAAAGCGCTTATGGTTTATTATCACTTGGCCATCAGCAATTTTAGCAACATTATTTGCGATTTGGTTGATCATCTTAATGCCAAGTTGGTTACACCAAGGTTGGATGCATGTGAAATTATTGTTTGTACTTCTATTGTTTATTTACCACTATAAAACACATATCTATTATAAACAACTTCAAAAGGATGAGGTAAAGGTCACATCAAACTATATGCGCATCTGGAACGAAGGGGCTACTTTTATTCTGTTTGCGGTAGTTTTTCTGGTCATCCTTAAAAATTCTATCAATTGGATATTTGGCGTTCTCGGCATTGTGGTTCTGGGAATTCTAATCATGTTGGGTTTCAAATTGTATAAAAATATTCGCTCTAAAAATCCGGATGCTTAA
- a CDS encoding MATE family efflux transporter encodes MAKVSSQELGNQSIGKLLIKQAVPASIGILVMSLNILVDTIFVGNWIGPTAIAAINVVLPVSFFIAALGMSIGIGGSSIISRALGADNTVKALKTFGNQITLTTLVTVVFVVFGLLYINDIVPAFGGKGAIFQPAKTYYRIVLYGVPVLALCMMGNTVIRAEGKPKFAMYAMMFPSVGNLILDVLFINVFDWGMAGAAWATTGSYILCFVFILWFFLSKNSELKIDFNHFGLDLPIVKEIGALGFVTLTRQAIVSVTYLLMNNILFDLGGETSVTAYAIVGRMLMFALFPVYGITQGFLPIAGFNYGAEKYERVREVIITAIKYAALLAAIVFVFLMIFPESITRLFTQDAEVLIETPPAMRWVFAATPIIAVQLIGAAYFQAVGKAIPALLLTLTRQGFFFIPLIFILPKFYGALGVWIAFPVSDVLSTIVTAYFLHREMKLNLKTEAVK; translated from the coding sequence ATGGCAAAAGTATCGTCACAAGAATTAGGGAATCAGTCCATTGGTAAATTACTGATTAAGCAAGCCGTACCTGCATCTATTGGAATTTTGGTCATGTCGCTTAATATCTTGGTCGATACCATTTTTGTTGGTAATTGGATTGGGCCAACTGCCATAGCAGCCATAAACGTGGTGCTTCCCGTATCCTTTTTTATTGCAGCGCTTGGGATGTCGATTGGTATTGGCGGTTCTTCAATAATATCTAGAGCTTTGGGTGCAGATAATACCGTAAAAGCTTTAAAAACATTCGGAAATCAAATTACATTGACTACGTTAGTAACGGTTGTTTTTGTAGTCTTTGGTTTACTATATATCAACGATATCGTACCTGCATTTGGTGGAAAAGGAGCTATTTTTCAACCTGCAAAAACCTATTACAGAATTGTATTGTATGGCGTTCCGGTTTTGGCACTTTGTATGATGGGAAATACTGTCATTAGAGCAGAAGGCAAACCAAAATTTGCCATGTATGCCATGATGTTTCCGTCCGTAGGCAATTTGATTTTGGACGTATTGTTTATCAATGTATTTGATTGGGGAATGGCAGGAGCGGCATGGGCAACCACAGGCTCTTATATCTTATGTTTTGTGTTTATACTTTGGTTTTTCCTATCTAAAAATTCAGAATTAAAAATCGATTTTAATCATTTCGGATTAGACCTTCCTATTGTCAAGGAAATTGGTGCACTTGGATTTGTAACGTTAACGAGACAAGCTATTGTTAGTGTCACTTATCTATTGATGAATAATATTTTATTCGATTTAGGAGGTGAAACGTCTGTTACGGCTTATGCCATTGTTGGTAGAATGCTAATGTTTGCTTTGTTTCCGGTTTATGGTATCACCCAAGGATTTTTACCCATTGCAGGTTTTAATTATGGTGCAGAAAAATATGAACGGGTACGAGAAGTTATAATTACAGCTATAAAATATGCCGCTTTACTAGCAGCTATCGTTTTTGTGTTTTTAATGATATTCCCAGAATCCATTACACGATTATTTACGCAAGATGCTGAGGTACTCATAGAAACACCACCTGCCATGCGTTGGGTTTTTGCAGCCACACCAATTATTGCCGTTCAGTTAATTGGTGCTGCCTATTTTCAAGCGGTGGGAAAAGCGATTCCTGCGTTGCTGTTAACCTTAACGCGTCAAGGATTTTTCTTTATTCCATTAATTTTTATTTTGCCTAAATTTTACGGAGCGTTGGGCGTTTGGATAGCGTTTCCGGTTTCTGATGTGTTATCAACCATTGTAACGGCCTATTTTTTACATCGTGAAATGAAGTTGAATTTAAAAACGGAAGCGGTTAAATAA
- the hemH gene encoding ferrochelatase, with protein MKGILLVNLGSPDSPNPKDVKKYLGEFLMDERVIDVPLWARTLLVKGIILNTRPKASAAAYQQIWWEEGSPLIVLSERLQQKVQDKVDYPVALAMRYGSMTLKNGLQELVDKGCTEIKTIPLYPQFAMATTETIDVKVDELVAKYFPNVKITRTPAFYHREDYINVLSKSIAETLDGLDYEHILFSYHGVPERHIRKSDITNGNCKMNGKCCFKMGSKQHEFCYRHQCEITTVNVAKKLGLKNGTYSTTFQSRLGFDPWLKPYTDRTIERMGKEGIKKMAIVTPAFVSDCLETLEEIAMEGEEIFHEMGGKEFTVIPCLNEREDFAQVLTNIVEEWAKTKTEAV; from the coding sequence ATGAAAGGCATATTATTAGTCAATTTAGGCTCTCCAGACAGTCCAAATCCAAAAGATGTAAAGAAATATCTTGGTGAATTTTTAATGGACGAACGCGTTATAGACGTTCCTCTTTGGGCGCGAACACTATTGGTTAAGGGTATTATTTTAAATACACGACCAAAAGCGTCGGCTGCAGCGTATCAACAAATATGGTGGGAAGAGGGTTCTCCACTAATTGTGCTGTCAGAAAGGCTACAACAAAAAGTTCAGGACAAAGTTGATTATCCTGTGGCTTTGGCCATGCGTTATGGAAGCATGACTTTAAAAAACGGACTTCAGGAATTAGTAGATAAAGGATGTACTGAAATAAAAACAATTCCGCTATATCCACAGTTTGCCATGGCAACTACAGAAACCATTGACGTTAAGGTAGATGAGTTGGTTGCCAAATATTTTCCAAATGTGAAAATCACACGAACACCAGCGTTTTACCATCGTGAAGATTATATCAATGTATTGTCTAAAAGTATTGCTGAAACTTTGGATGGCTTGGATTACGAACATATTCTTTTTAGTTATCATGGCGTTCCTGAACGACATATTCGTAAGAGTGATATTACGAACGGAAATTGCAAGATGAACGGTAAATGTTGTTTTAAAATGGGCAGTAAACAACATGAATTTTGTTACCGACACCAATGCGAAATTACAACCGTGAACGTCGCCAAAAAACTCGGGTTAAAAAATGGGACTTACTCAACCACGTTTCAATCCAGACTTGGATTTGACCCTTGGTTAAAACCTTATACAGACCGAACAATTGAGCGAATGGGCAAGGAAGGCATCAAAAAAATGGCCATAGTAACACCTGCTTTTGTAAGTGATTGTTTAGAAACTCTTGAAGAAATTGCCATGGAAGGTGAAGAAATTTTTCATGAAATGGGAGGAAAGGAATTTACCGTAATACCTTGTTTAAATGAACGTGAAGATTTTGCTCAAGTGCTTACCAATATCGTAGAGGAATGGGCAAAAACTAAAACAGAAGCCGTTTAA